The nucleotide sequence CAGCATCGAACATTCGCCGATGTACTGGCCTCTGGACCGCTAGGCGGCCTAGAAGTGCTCCTTAGAAAGGAGGTGATCCAGCCGCACCTTCCGGTACGGCTACCTTGTTACGACTTCGTCCCAATCGCCAGTCCCACCTTCGACAGCTCCCTCCCACAAGGGGTTGGGCCACCGGCTTCGGGTGTTACCGACTTTCGTGACGTGACGGGCGGTGTGTACAAGGCCCGGGAACGTATTCACCGCAGCAATGCTGATCTGCGATTACTAGCAACTCCGACTTCATGGGGTCGAGTTGCAGACCCCAATCCGAACTGAGACAGGCTTTTTGAGATTCGCTCTACCTCACGGTTTCGCAGCTCATTGTACCTGCCATTGTAGCACGTGTGCAGCCCAAGACATAAGGGGCATGATGACTTGACGTCGTCCCCACCTTCCTCCGAGTTGACCCCGGCAGTCTCCTGTGAGTCCCCATCACCCCGAAGGGCATGCTGGCAACACAGAACAAGGGTTGCGCTCGTTGCGGGACTTAACCCAACATCTCACGACACGAGCTGACGACAGCCATGCACCACCTGTACACCGACCACAAGGGGGGCACCATCTCTGATGCTTTCCGGTGTATGTCAAGCCTTGGTAAGGTTCTTCGCGTTGCGTCGAATTAAGCCACATGCTCCGCTGCTTGTGCGGGCCCCCGTCAATTCCTTTGAGTTTTAGCCTTGCGGCCGTACTCCCCAGGCGGGGAACTTAATGCGTTAGCTGCGGCACCGACGACGTGGAATGTCGCCAACACCTAGTTCCCACCGTTTACGGCGTGGACTACCAGGGTATCTAATCCTGTTCGCTCCCCACGCTTTCGCTCCTCAGCGTCAGTAATGGCCCAGAGATCCGCCTTCGCCACCGGTGTTCCTCCTGATATCTGCGCATTTCACCGCTACACCAGGAATTCCGATCTCCCCTACCACACTCTAGCTAGCCCGTATCGACTGCAGACCCGAGGTTAAGCCTCGGGCTTTCACAATCGACGTGACAAGCCGCCTACGAGCTCTTTACGCCCAATAATTCCGGACAACGCTTGCGCCCTACGTATTACCGCGGCTGCTGGCACGTAGTTAGCCGGCGCTTCTTCTGCAGGTACCGTCACTTTCGCTTCTTCCCTGCTGAAAGAGGTTTACAACCCGAAGGCCGTCATCCCTCACGCGGCGTCGCTGCATCAGGCTTTCGCCCATTGTGCAATATTCCCCACTGCTGCCTCCCGTAGGAGTCTGGGCCGTGTCTCAGTCCCAGTGTGGCCGGTCGCCCTCTCAGGCCGACTACCCGTCGTCGCCTTGGTGAGCCATTACCTCACCAACAAGCTGATAGGCCGCGGGCTCATCCTTCACCGCCGGAGCTTTTAACCGCAGACCATGCGATCCGCAGTGTTATCCGGTATTAGACCCCGTTTCCAGGGCTTGTCCCAGAGTGAAGGGCAGATTGCCCACGTGTTACTCACCCGTTCGCCACTAATCCCCACCGAAGTGGTTCATCGTTCGACTTGCATGTGTTAAGCACGCCGCCAGCGTTCGTCCTGAGCCAGGATCAAACTCTCCGTGAATGTTTTCCCGTAATCGGGACTACACATCACGAGAGCGGAACCATCGGAGGAATAGTCCGATGGTTCACAGCGTCCTCGCTGTGTTTATTTCAAAGGAACCTCGTCCCGGTCGTGATGACCGGAGACGGGGTATCAACATATCTGGCGTTGATTTTTGGCACGCTGTTGAGTTCTCAAGGAACGGTCGCTTCCTTTGTACTCACCCTCTCGGGCTTTCCTCCGGGCTTCCCTTCGGTGTTTCCGACTCTATCAGATCGTTTTCCGATCCGATTTCCTCGGTGCTTTCCAGGTTCTCGCTTTCGCGTTTCCCTTTCCGGCGGTTCCGACTCTATCAGATCCTTTCGGCGTCTGATTCCCAGTCAGAGGGGGTTGTCTTCCCGGCCCGCTGGGCCGTTCCGACGTCTCAAACCTTAGCCGATCACCCCCGGCAGTTCCTAATCGGGCTGCCGGTCCCCATTCGAATTGAATTCGGACGCGCCGAAAGTAATCCCGAACGGGAGGGTCGAACTGATGGTTGGAGTGCCGCTGTCGCGGCGGAGGTGCCACCACAGAACCGTTACGGCTCCGGGGCAGACCAAGAACTCTACGGATCGACCCGGGGGGTGTCAACCCACCCTGTCAAGATTTTTTCCAGCGGGGACACGACTGGGGCCCCTCGACCGGTGTCGAGGGGCCCCAGTGCAGGTCAGAGCGTCGGAGGTCAGACCTCGACGACGACCGGAAGGATCATCGGGCGCCGGCGGTAGGTGTCCGAGACCCACTTGCCGAGCGTCCGGCGGATGAGCTGCTGGAGCTGGTGGGGCTCCACGACGCCGTCCTGGGCCGACCGCTCCAGCGACTCCGTGATCTTCGGGAGGACCTCCGCGAAGGCACCGTCGTCGATACCGGAGCCACGGGCCTGGATGTGCGGACCGCCCGTGATCTTGCCGGTGGACGCGTCCATCACCACGAAGACCGAGATGATGCCCTCGTCGCCGAGGATCTTGCGGTCCTTCAGCGCGGGCTCGCGCACGTCGCCGACCGAGAGGCCGTCGACGTAGACGTAACCGGCCTGGACCTTGCCCGCGATCTTCGCCTTGCCCTCGACCAGGTCGACGACCACGCCGTCCTCGGCGATGACGATCCGGTCGTGCGGGACGCCGGTCGCGGCGCCCAGCTCGGCGTTGGCCCGCAGGTGGCGCCATTCGCCGTGGACCGGCATGAGGTTCTTCGGGCGGCAGATGTTGTAGAAGTACAGCAGCTCGCCCGCGGACGCGTGGCCCGAGACGTGCACCTTGGCGTTGCCCTTGTGCACGACGTTGGCGCCCCAGCGGGTCAGGCCGTTGATCACGCGGTAGACCGCGTTCTCGTTGCCGGGGATGAGGGACGAGGCCAGGATGACCGTGTCGCCCTCGACGATGCGGATCTGGTGGTCCCGGTTGGCCATGCGGGACAGGGCCGCCATCGGCTCGCCCTGGGAACCCGTGCAGACCAGGACGACCTTGTCGGCCGGCAGGTCGTCGAGCTGCTTGACGTCGACGACCAGGCCCGGCGGGACCTTCAGGTAGCCGAGGTCCCGCGCGATACCCATGTTGCGGACCATGGAGCGGCCGACGAAGGCGACCTTGCGGCCGTACTTCTGGGCGGTGTCCAGGATCTGCTGGATGCGGTGCACATGGCTGGCGAAGCTCGCCACGATGATGCGGCTGTGCGCGCCCGCGAAGACGTTGTCCAGCACGTTGGAGATGTCGCGCTCGGGCGGGACGAAGCCGGGGACCTCGGCGTTCGTGGAGTCCGAGAGAAGGAGGTCGATGCCCTCCTCGCTCAGCCGCGCGAAGGCGTGCAGGTCGGTGAGCCGGCCGTCCAGCGGGAGCTGGTCCATCTTGAAGTCGCCGGTGTGCACGACCATGCCGGCCGGGGTGCGGATGGCGACCGCGAGGGCGTCCGGGATGGAGTGGTTGACCGCGACGAACTCGAGGTCGAAGGGGCCGACCCGCTCGCGGTCGCCCGCCTCCACCTCAAGGGTGTAGGGGCGGATGCGGTGCTCCTGGAGCTTGGCCTCGATCAGCGCGAGGGTGAGCTTGGAGCCGATCAGCGGGATGTCCGGCTTCTCGCGCAGCAGGTACGGGACCGCGCCGATGTGGTCCTCGTGGCCGTGCGTGAGGACGATGCCCTCGATGTCGTCGAGGCGGTCCCGGATGGACGAGAAGTCCGGCAGGATCAGGTCGACTCCGGGCTGCTCCTCCTCGGGGAAGAGCACGCCGCAGTCGACGATCAGCAGACGGCCGTCGTACTCGAAGACCGTCATGTTCCGGCCGATCTCACCGAGACCGCCGAGCGGGGTGACGCGCAGGCCGCCCTTGGCGAGCGGCGGCGGCGGGGCCAGTTCAGGGTGCGGATGACTCAAAAGACTCTCCTGACCACACGCGCCACGTACCGGTGGGCACGTGGCGCGCATGACGTTCAGTGCGTGCGGTTGTCATAAGGGGGGTGCGGGCACCGGTGCGCCCGCTGTTCGGTTGTGTACTGCGCTTGTGTGGCTCGGATGGTGCTGAAGTCTGTTGTCAGAGCTGTACCCCGCCGGCAGCAAGATCGATCTTGAGCTGGGCGATCTCCTCCGGGGAGCACTCGACCATGGGGGCGCGCAGGGGTCCGGCGGGCAGGCCCAGCAGGGCGAGCGCGGCCTTGGTGGTCATGACGCCCTGGGTCCGGAAGACGCCGGTGTAGACCGGGAGCAGCTTCTGGTGGATCTCGGCGGCCTTGACCACGTCGCCTGAGGTGTAGGCGTCCACGAGGGCGCGCAGGTCGGGGGCGACGAGGTGGCCGACGACGGAGACGAAACCGACGGCGCCGACGGAGAGCAGGGGGAGGTTCAGCATGTCGTCGCCGGAGTACCAGGCGAGGCCGGAGCGGGCGATGGCCCAGCTCGCGCGGCCGAGGTCGCCCTTGGCGTCCTTGTTGGCGACGATCCGGGGGTGCTCCGCGAGGCGGACCAGGGTCTCGGTGCTGATCGGGACGCCGCTGCGGCCGGGGATGTCGTAGAGCATCACCGGGAGGCCGGTGGTGTCGGCGACGGCCGTGAAGTGGCGGTACAGGCCCTCCTGCGGGGGCTTGTTGTAGTACGGCGTGACGACCAGGAGGCCGTGGGCGCCGTCGCGCTCGGCCTGGCGGGCCAGCTCGAGGGTGTGGTGGGTGTCGTTGGTGCCGACTCCGGCCACGACGCGGGCGCGGTCGCCGACCGCTTCCACGACGGCTCGTACGAGGTCCGATTTCTCCGCGTCGCTGGTGGTGGGTGACTCGCCGGTGGTGCCGTTGACGATCAGGCCGTCGTTGCCTGCGTCCACCAGGTGGGCGGCGAGCCGCTGCGCGCCGTCGAGGTCGAGTGCGCCGTCCGCCGTGAAGGGCGTGACCATAGCGGTGAGGACCCGCCCGAAGGGGGTCTGCGGAGTGGAGGTCGGAGCCATGGGTGACACGCTACTCGGTACTCGATCCATGGTCTGCCCGTGGGGTATCGGGAAAGTCAGGACAAAGTCGGGACAAGGAGGAGCCCGGCACTGCCTGCTCGGGGGTTCAAGCAGTGCCGGGTCCGTTTGATCAGGCTAGATGAACTTCTCTAAATGCCGCAATACGGACACTTCGGGTGGGCGATCCGTACATCCGTTCCGCGTGGGGGAACAGGGCTTCGCTACGGGGCCACACGGCCGTTCGCGTTGAAGGCGGCGTAGGTGAGCGGCATCAGACGGGCCCACTCGGCCTCCATCTTCTCGCCCACCATCTCGATCTCCCGCTGCGGGAAGGACGGCACCTTGGCCAGCTCGTGCTGGGTGCGCAGGCCGAGGAAGTGCATCAGGGAGCGGGCGTTGCAGGTGGCGTACATCGAGGAGTACAGGCCGACCGGCAGGGCCGCGCGGGCGACCTCGCGGGCCACACCCTCGGCCAGCAGCTTCTGGTAGTCGGCGTATGCCCGCTCGTAGGACTCCGCCAGGGTGCCGCGCACCGTCTCGTACTGGGCCGGGGTGCCCTCGACGAAGACGTACTTGCCCGGACGGCCCTCCTGGACCAGCTTGCGGGAGGTGTCGGGGACGTAGAAGACCGGCTGGAGCTCCCGGTAGCGGCCCGATTCCTCGTTGTACGACCAGCCGACGCGGTGCCGCATGAACTCGCGGAAGACGAAGATCGGGGCGCTGATGAGGAAGGTCATCGAGTTGTGCTCGAACGGGCTGCCGTGCCGGTCCCGCACCAGGTAGTTGATGAGGCCCTTGGAGCGCTCGGGGTCCTTCTGCAGCTCGTCCAGGGACTGCTCGCCCAGGGTGGAGACACGGGCGGCGAAGAGGACATCGCTGTCCGACGCGCTGGATTTCACCAGCTCGACGGTGACATCGCTACGGAGCGTGAGCGGCTCGGGGGTGGTCACTAGAGTCCTTCCATCACTTCTGCGGTTTGCGCCCACCATACGGGGCACGCGCACCGGTCAGAGCAACTACCTCACCTCAAAAATCGCATCCAGCGGTTTTCGGGACATGGGCACCTTTTGGGTCACCCGTGCGTCTAGAGGGGTGAGGCCGCTCCGGTGACGCTGCTCCACAGCTCCCGACAGCTCCCGCACCCCCCGGAAGGAGATCCACCCCCGATGTTCCGTCGTCGTGAGCCCGTACCCTTCGCCTTCATCGCCGAGGCCGACAGGTTCCGCGGCAATGTCACTCCCCCACCCCCGCAGCGCGCGTCCCGAGGCGAGATGGCCGGGCGCGGGCTGCTCATGCTGACGCTCGTCGCCGGGATAGTCGGCGCCCTGGTCGTCGGCATGCCCGCGCTGTCCACCCCGTCGGGTCCGCCGGCCGGGCAGTCGCAGGCCGCGCAGGGGCACTGACCCTTACGGCCGCCCACGGCTGGTGAGGTGGACCACAGGCGGATAGCCTCACCGGGCACAAGCCCGTGCGAGGACCTTGCGAGGAAACAGCCGTGCCCCTGCCTTTCCTGACGGCCGACCGCACTTTCGAGGCGGCCGACGAGAGCTCGCTGCCCTACGACGACCGGGACCGCTGGCGGCGCCCGTACCGCCCCGGCCCGTGGCGGGTCGGCGGAGCGGCGCTGGGGCTGCTGTTCTCCTCGTTCGTGCTGTTCGGCTCCGTACTCACCGCGCTGACCGGCACCACGGCCTCCGCCGGGGTCACCTTCCTGCTCGCCGCCGCCATCGTCATCAGCGCGCTGCGGGTGCTGCGCATGGGCGTCTGGGTGAGCGCGAACGGCCTGCGCCAGGTCGGCTTCCTCGTGACCCGTACGGTCCCGTGGCAGCGGGTGGTCTCGCTGCGGACGGCGCAGCAGCCGGTGCGCTGGCTGGGCCTGCCCCGGACCGTGCAGGGACAGGCGCTGACCCTGGTCCGCGAGGACCGCGCGCCCGACGACACTCCCCCGCTGCTCACCACGCACAGCCTGGACTTCCTGAACCGTCCCGCCGGCTTCGACCTGGCCTCGGACACGATCGAGGCGTGGGCCGCGGAGTACCGGCGCGGCTGAGAACCGCACAGACGCCGAAGGGGCCGCCCGCGCTGTCGCGGAGCGGCCCCTTCGGCGTCGCGGGGTCAGGCGGGGAGGTTCCTGCCGTCGTGCAGGGCGATGGCGCGCTGCATCGTCCTGCGGGCACGCGGGGTGTCGCGGGCGTCGTGGTAGGCGACGGCGAGGCGGAACCAGCTTCGCCAGTCGTCCGGGGCGGCCTCGGTCTCGGCCCTGCGCCGGGCGAACACCTCGTCGGCCGAGTCGCGGTCGATCCGGCCGTCCGGGGTGCGGCGCAGCTCGTCGACGGGCAGACCGCCCTCGGCCTCCAGTTCGGCGGCGAGCTGGTTGGCCCGGCGGACGAACTGGGTGTTCTTCCACAGGAACCAGATGCCGATGACCGGCAGGATCAGCACGGCCACGCCGAAGGTGACGGTGAGGAGCGTGCCGGACTGGATGAGCATCACGCCCCGGCTGCCGACCAGGACGAAGTAGAAGACCAGGACGGCGGCCGTGACGAGATAGGTGATCTTCGCGCGCATGAGGTAGGGGTACTCAGCCCAGGTCAAGGAAGTGTTCGAGGCCGAAGGTGAGGCCCGGAGCGGACCCCACCCGGCGCACACCGAGCAGGATGCCCGGCATGAAGCTGCTGTGGTGCAGCGAGTCGTGGCGGAGGGTGAGGGTCTCGCCCTCGCCGCCGAGCAGGACCTCCTGGTGGGCCAGGAGGCCGCGCAGCCGGATCGCGTGCACGGGCACGCCGTCCACGTCTGCGCCGCGCGCGCCGTCCAGTGCGGTGACCGTAGCGTCCGGCGCCGGGGCGGTACCGGCCTGGCGGCGGGCTTCGGCGATGAGCTGGGCGGTGCGGGTGGCGGTGCCGGAGGGGGCGTCCACCTTGTTGGGGTGGTGCAGCTCGACGACCTCGACGGACTCGAAGTAGGGCGCGGCGATCTGCGCGAACCTCATGGTGAGGACGGCACCGATGGAGAAGTTCGGGGCGATGAGCACGCCCGTCTCCGGGGACAGCTCGAGCCAGCTCTTGAGCTGCGCGAGGCGCTCCTCGGTCCAGCCCGTGGTGCCGACGACCGCGTGGATGCCGTGGCGCAGGCAGAAGTCGAGGTTGCCCATGACCGAGGCGGGGGTGGTGAGGTCGACGGCGACCTGGGCGCCGGCGTCCACCAGCGTCTCCAGCTTGTCGCCCCGGCCGAGGGCGGCGACCAGCTCCATGTCCTCGGCGGCCTCGACGGCTCGTACCGCCTCGGACCCGATGCGACCACTCGCACCGAGGACCGCCACGCGCAGCTTGCTCATCTCTTCGTTTCCTTACCGCAGTTGAGGTGCCGGGTGGGTCAGGCGACCGCGTCGTTCAGCCGGGCGGCCTGCTTGTCCTTCAGCGGGCCTATGACCGACAGCGACGGGCGCTGTCCCAGGATGTCGCGGGCGACGGAACGGACCTCGTCCGGGGTCACCGCGGCGATCCGGGTCAGCATCTCGTCCACGGACATGTGGTCGCCCCAGCACAGCTCGCTCTTGCCGATACGGTTCATCAGCGCGCCGGTGTCCTCCAGGCCGAGCACGGTGGCGCCCTTCATCTGGCCGATG is from Streptomyces seoulensis and encodes:
- the thyX gene encoding FAD-dependent thymidylate synthase, with product MTTPEPLTLRSDVTVELVKSSASDSDVLFAARVSTLGEQSLDELQKDPERSKGLINYLVRDRHGSPFEHNSMTFLISAPIFVFREFMRHRVGWSYNEESGRYRELQPVFYVPDTSRKLVQEGRPGKYVFVEGTPAQYETVRGTLAESYERAYADYQKLLAEGVAREVARAALPVGLYSSMYATCNARSLMHFLGLRTQHELAKVPSFPQREIEMVGEKMEAEWARLMPLTYAAFNANGRVAP
- the dapA gene encoding 4-hydroxy-tetrahydrodipicolinate synthase, which gives rise to MAPTSTPQTPFGRVLTAMVTPFTADGALDLDGAQRLAAHLVDAGNDGLIVNGTTGESPTTSDAEKSDLVRAVVEAVGDRARVVAGVGTNDTHHTLELARQAERDGAHGLLVVTPYYNKPPQEGLYRHFTAVADTTGLPVMLYDIPGRSGVPISTETLVRLAEHPRIVANKDAKGDLGRASWAIARSGLAWYSGDDMLNLPLLSVGAVGFVSVVGHLVAPDLRALVDAYTSGDVVKAAEIHQKLLPVYTGVFRTQGVMTTKAALALLGLPAGPLRAPMVECSPEEIAQLKIDLAAGGVQL
- a CDS encoding ribonuclease J, giving the protein MSHPHPELAPPPPLAKGGLRVTPLGGLGEIGRNMTVFEYDGRLLIVDCGVLFPEEEQPGVDLILPDFSSIRDRLDDIEGIVLTHGHEDHIGAVPYLLREKPDIPLIGSKLTLALIEAKLQEHRIRPYTLEVEAGDRERVGPFDLEFVAVNHSIPDALAVAIRTPAGMVVHTGDFKMDQLPLDGRLTDLHAFARLSEEGIDLLLSDSTNAEVPGFVPPERDISNVLDNVFAGAHSRIIVASFASHVHRIQQILDTAQKYGRKVAFVGRSMVRNMGIARDLGYLKVPPGLVVDVKQLDDLPADKVVLVCTGSQGEPMAALSRMANRDHQIRIVEGDTVILASSLIPGNENAVYRVINGLTRWGANVVHKGNAKVHVSGHASAGELLYFYNICRPKNLMPVHGEWRHLRANAELGAATGVPHDRIVIAEDGVVVDLVEGKAKIAGKVQAGYVYVDGLSVGDVREPALKDRKILGDEGIISVFVVMDASTGKITGGPHIQARGSGIDDGAFAEVLPKITESLERSAQDGVVEPHQLQQLIRRTLGKWVSDTYRRRPMILPVVVEV
- the dapB gene encoding 4-hydroxy-tetrahydrodipicolinate reductase; this encodes MSKLRVAVLGASGRIGSEAVRAVEAAEDMELVAALGRGDKLETLVDAGAQVAVDLTTPASVMGNLDFCLRHGIHAVVGTTGWTEERLAQLKSWLELSPETGVLIAPNFSIGAVLTMRFAQIAAPYFESVEVVELHHPNKVDAPSGTATRTAQLIAEARRQAGTAPAPDATVTALDGARGADVDGVPVHAIRLRGLLAHQEVLLGGEGETLTLRHDSLHHSSFMPGILLGVRRVGSAPGLTFGLEHFLDLG